Genomic segment of Candidatus Baltobacteraceae bacterium:
GGTGAAAACCGACGAGCTTTCCTTCAACATGCTGCATAAAAAAGACGAAGGCCGCATCAAATACGAGCGGATCTGCAGCGTCGAAGAAAAGCCGGTTCCGTGGGACGAGATCGTCAAGGGATACGAGTACGAGAAGGGCGAGTACGTCATTCTCACCGACGAAGATTTCAAGAAGGTCAATCCGGAAGCGACGCAGTCCGTCGACATTCTGGAGTTCGTCGAGATCGAGAAGATCAATCCCATGTTCTTCGACAAGCCGTACTACCTCGAGCCGACGAAGCAGGGGCGCCACGCCTACGCGCTATTGCGCGAAGCCTTACAGAAGAGCAATCGCGTCGCGATCGCGCGCGTCGTCATTCGTACCAAAGAGTACATCGCCGCCGTCAAACCAATCGATCACGCCCTCGTGCTCGAGCTGATGCATTGGGCCGGCGAGATCGTGGAGTCGAGCACGCTCGACCTTCCGGGCGACGAGAAGCTGCCCGAAGCCGAAATGAAGATGGCGAAGATGCTCATCGACACGATGACCGTCGCCGACTTCGAACCGGAGAAGTTCACCAACAAATACCACGACGAGCTGCTTGCAATGATCGAAGCGCGCGCCGCC
This window contains:
- a CDS encoding Ku protein, yielding MAHAIWSGAINFGLVTIPVKLFTAVKTDELSFNMLHKKDEGRIKYERICSVEEKPVPWDEIVKGYEYEKGEYVILTDEDFKKVNPEATQSVDILEFVEIEKINPMFFDKPYYLEPTKQGRHAYALLREALQKSNRVAIARVVIRTKEYIAAVKPIDHALVLELMHWAGEIVESSTLDLPGDEKLPEAEMKMAKMLIDTMTVADFEPEKFTNKYHDELLAMIEARAAGKELPKPKKVSKPSKVVNLMDVLAQSLEQSKKRRGASQEKPAPKRKKKTAA